Proteins co-encoded in one Halococcoides cellulosivorans genomic window:
- a CDS encoding IS5 family transposase, whose translation MKRETEFVPTKLARFTSRVVSLAQKAVVGEPDPAYQAGDGGYADWVIVAIHGLREYLDHPYRRLLDVLHEMPGIVAKLDLAVTELPDFTTVCTRKQDLKMRIWRVLLRLSAELHDTGDVQAIDATGMDRIAASQHYAKRTNYTFQAVKVTTLIDCDTNAILDIHCSMKQPHDSKIGWQMVKRNLYKLSILTADKGYDWWLLRQRLRAEGVKPVIRHREFGWYGVANNILQDDTIYHQRSNVESTFFALRRKYGEIVRARTWFGQFRELVLKCAVRNIEVSVSHSGP comes from the coding sequence GTGAAGCGGGAAACGGAGTTTGTGCCTACGAAACTCGCCCGCTTCACTAGTCGCGTCGTTTCGCTCGCTCAAAAAGCCGTCGTCGGTGAGCCAGATCCAGCGTACCAAGCCGGTGACGGAGGGTACGCAGACTGGGTGATCGTGGCAATTCACGGTCTCAGAGAATATCTCGATCACCCGTACCGGCGGCTGCTGGACGTGCTGCACGAGATGCCTGGAATCGTCGCGAAACTCGACCTAGCGGTGACTGAGCTGCCCGATTTTACCACCGTTTGTACGCGCAAGCAGGACCTCAAAATGCGAATCTGGCGCGTCCTCCTGCGGTTATCGGCGGAACTGCACGACACTGGTGACGTTCAGGCGATCGACGCAACCGGCATGGATCGGATCGCTGCCAGCCAACACTACGCAAAACGGACGAACTACACGTTCCAGGCGGTGAAAGTGACCACGTTGATCGACTGCGATACAAATGCGATTCTCGACATACATTGCTCGATGAAACAACCGCACGACTCCAAGATCGGCTGGCAAATGGTGAAGCGGAACCTCTACAAACTGAGCATTCTTACCGCCGACAAAGGGTACGACTGGTGGCTCCTTCGCCAACGACTGCGTGCAGAAGGCGTTAAACCAGTGATTCGTCACCGCGAATTCGGCTGGTACGGCGTCGCGAACAATATCTTGCAAGATGATACGATCTACCATCAACGCTCGAACGTCGAGTCGACATTTTTCGCGCTCCGGCGCAAATACGGCGAGATCGTTCGCGCCCGAACCTGGTTCGGTCAGTTCCGCGAACTCGTCCTGAAATGCGCTGTCAGAAACATCGAAGTGAGTGTGAGCCACTCAGGACCGTGA